A portion of the Enterobacteriaceae endosymbiont of Donacia vulgaris genome contains these proteins:
- the orn gene encoding oligoribonuclease, which translates to MQIDKNLIWLDLEMTGLNPKLDRIIEIAIIITNSNLEIINQEIVIPIYQPDNILNTMNLWNKNIHKKTGLIQKIQNSKFNEKKAEIYILNFLKLWIKPKSTPLCGNSIYKDRIFLYNYMPKLEKYFHYRNIDVSSIKELIKRWNPKIYSNFKKKKKNKHSAFYDINESINELKFYKNFLFNNK; encoded by the coding sequence GTGCAAATAGATAAGAATTTAATATGGTTAGATCTAGAAATGACGGGTCTTAATCCAAAGTTAGATCGTATCATTGAAATTGCTATTATTATTACTAATTCTAATTTAGAAATTATCAATCAAGAAATAGTTATCCCAATATATCAACCAGATAATATTTTAAATACTATGAATTTATGGAATAAAAATATACATAAAAAAACTGGTTTAATTCAAAAAATTCAAAATAGTAAATTTAATGAAAAAAAAGCAGAAATATATATTTTAAATTTTTTAAAATTATGGATTAAACCTAAAAGTACTCCTTTATGTGGTAATAGTATTTATAAAGATCGTATTTTTTTATATAATTATATGCCTAAACTAGAAAAATATTTTCATTATCGTAATATTGATGTAAGTTCAATAAAAGAACTTATAAAAAGATGGAATCCAAAAATTTATTCTAATTTTAAAAAAAAAAAAAAAAATAAACACAGTGCTTTTTATGATATAAATGAATCTATAAACGAATTAAAATTTTATAAAAATTTTCTTTTTAATAATAAATAA